A region from the Acinonyx jubatus isolate Ajub_Pintada_27869175 chromosome C2, VMU_Ajub_asm_v1.0, whole genome shotgun sequence genome encodes:
- the AHSG gene encoding alpha-2-HS-glycoprotein, translated as MKSLALLLCLAQLWGCHAAPHIPGLVYRELDCDDPETEQAALVAVDYINNHVLQGYKHTLNQIDKVKVWPRRPIGEVFELEIDTLETTCYIRDPTPVANCTVRQLMEHAVEGDCDFQVLKQDGQFTVLFAKCDSSPDSAEDVLKVCPQCPLLAPLNDTKVVHAVEVALTAFNTQSNGSYFQLVEVSRAQLVPLPPSTYVEFAVAATDCVAAEVTDPAKCNLLAEKQYGFCKATLTEKVGGEDVAVTCTMFQTQPVLPQPQPDGTEASPVADSAVTAPPPADLPAAALVVGPVVVAAPQAPLPGHRAHYDLRHAFMGVASVESASGEAVHVGKVPNVAQPSVPVAAGPVVRPCPGRIRHFKI; from the exons ATGAAGTCCCTCGCCCTGCTCCTTTGCCTTGCTCAGCTCTGGGGCTGCCATGCCGCCCCGCATATACCAGGTCTGGTTTATAGGGAACTGGACTGTGATGACCCAGAAACAGAGCAAGCAGCCCTGGTGGCCGTGGACTACATAAATAACCACGTTCTTCAGGGCTACAAGCACACCTTGAACCAGATTGACAAAGTGAAGGTGTGGCCTCGG CGGCCAATTGGGGAGGTGTTTGAGCTCGAAATAGACACGCTGGAAACCACGTGCTACATACGGGACCCCACCCCCGTGGCAAACTGCACCGTGAGACAACTGATGGAGCAT GCTGTGGAAGGGGACTGTGATTTCCAGGTGCTGAAACAGGATGGCCAGTTTACCGTGTTGTTTGCAAAATGTGATTCCAGTCCAg ACTCTGCGGAGGACGTGCTCAAGGTGTGCCCACAGTGCCCCCTGCTGGCCCCGCTGAACGACACCAAGGTAGTGCACGCAGTAGAGGTTGCCCTGACCGCGTTCAACACTCAGAGCAATGGCTCCTATTTTCAGCTTGTGGAAGTCTCCCGGGCTCAACTTGTG CCTCTTCCGCCTTCCACGTACGTGGAGTTTGCGGTGGCTGCCACTGACTGTGTTGCTGCAGAGGTCACGGATCCAGCTAAGTGCAACCTGCTGGCAGAAAAG CAATATGGCTTCTGTAAGGCAACACTCACtgagaaggtgggtggggaagaTGTTGCAGTGACCTGCACCATGTTCCAGACACAG CCTGTGCTCCCGCAACCCCAGCCAGATGGCACTGAAGCGTCCCCCGTGGCAGACTCAGCTGTAACTGCACCTCCTCCGGCTGACCTGCCTGCAGCTGCCCTGGTGGTGGGACCTGTGGTGGTGgcagccccccaggcacccctgccggGACACCGGGCCCACTACGACTTGCGCCATGCCTTCATGGGTGTGGCCTCAGTGGAGTCGGCCTCAGGAGAAGCAGTCCACGTGGGCAAAGTACCCAATGTGGCGCAGCCTAGCGTTCCTGTCGCTGCTGGTCCAGTGGTCCGTCCTTGCCCAGGGAGAATCAGACACTTCAAGATCTAG